One window of Xanthomonas sp. 10-10 genomic DNA carries:
- a CDS encoding autotransporter assembly complex family protein, with product MLKAAFALSLLCTLFVPLQAIARATIDKIEIKGLDDGDDAEMIENIEVSLSLYEAVGKEQGESRLEYLLAQAERQTREALEPFGYYSPTIELAAPRNGDRVTVVITVNRGEPVRVRTSHISITGWAEQDRYLGQDLKQFEPREGQVFSHPQYEASKVRITRRLAERGYFDADFTQRRVAVTRAEHAADIDLNWDSGRRYDMGKVRFDYDYFRDGLFDPLVYWDEGSYYHEGKLDRLRESLTKLDYFSTIDIQPKPEEADADGRVPVDVKLTRAKRTVYTSGLSYGSESGAGVRGGVERRYVNSRGHKMDTQLDYAQNRKSLTTSYRVPAFRWLDGWYTASARLYDEQTDYIDLRNVKLTGSRSGQINERWSAIASINALRERWRFSSGNDFEGAVYETSTLIYPQLQANYVNVDDRLFPRSGVSGQALIRGGAEGAGSDTNFGQLYGQLRWFLGAGDNGRVILRGEGGTTWTSDLVAMPPSLRFFAGGANSIRGYAFREVGPRTPKPDEFALGAKNVVTASAEYEHYLKGGPWGGAVFVDSGSAFDDRPDWHTGIGFGLRWRSPVGPVRVDIAHGLNDPDSQFQLYIDIGANL from the coding sequence ATGCTTAAAGCCGCGTTTGCTCTCTCCCTGCTGTGCACCCTGTTCGTTCCGCTGCAAGCGATTGCCCGGGCGACCATCGACAAGATCGAGATCAAGGGCCTGGACGACGGCGACGATGCCGAGATGATCGAGAACATCGAGGTCTCCCTGTCTCTGTATGAGGCCGTCGGTAAGGAGCAGGGCGAGTCGCGACTGGAGTACCTGCTGGCGCAGGCCGAGCGGCAGACGCGCGAGGCGCTGGAGCCGTTCGGCTACTATTCGCCCACCATCGAACTGGCCGCGCCGCGCAACGGCGACCGGGTGACGGTGGTGATCACGGTGAACCGTGGCGAGCCGGTGCGGGTGCGCACCTCGCATATCTCCATCACCGGCTGGGCCGAGCAGGACCGCTATCTGGGGCAGGACCTCAAGCAGTTCGAGCCGCGCGAAGGCCAGGTCTTCAGTCATCCGCAATACGAAGCCAGCAAGGTGCGCATCACCCGGCGGCTGGCCGAGCGCGGATACTTCGATGCCGATTTCACCCAGCGCCGGGTGGCGGTGACGCGCGCCGAACACGCGGCCGACATCGACCTGAACTGGGACAGCGGCCGCCGCTACGACATGGGCAAGGTACGCTTCGACTACGACTACTTTCGCGATGGCCTGTTCGACCCGCTGGTGTACTGGGACGAGGGCAGCTACTACCACGAAGGCAAGCTGGATCGGCTGCGCGAGTCGCTGACCAAGCTGGATTACTTCAGCACCATCGACATCCAGCCCAAGCCCGAAGAAGCCGACGCCGATGGCCGCGTGCCGGTGGACGTCAAACTCACCCGCGCCAAGCGCACCGTGTATACCTCGGGCCTGAGCTACGGCAGCGAGAGCGGGGCCGGTGTGCGCGGCGGGGTGGAGCGGCGCTATGTGAATTCGCGCGGCCACAAGATGGACACGCAGCTGGACTACGCGCAGAACCGCAAGAGCCTGACCACCAGCTACCGGGTACCGGCGTTCCGCTGGCTCGACGGCTGGTATACCGCCTCGGCGCGCCTGTACGACGAGCAGACCGATTACATCGACCTGCGCAACGTCAAACTCACCGGCAGCCGCAGCGGCCAGATCAACGAGCGCTGGAGCGCCATCGCTTCGATCAATGCCTTGCGCGAGCGCTGGCGGTTCAGCAGCGGCAACGACTTCGAAGGCGCGGTGTACGAAACCTCCACGCTGATCTATCCGCAGCTGCAGGCCAACTACGTCAATGTCGACGACCGGCTGTTTCCGCGCAGCGGTGTGTCGGGCCAGGCGCTGATCCGTGGTGGCGCCGAAGGTGCCGGCTCGGACACCAACTTCGGCCAGCTCTATGGCCAGCTGCGCTGGTTCCTCGGTGCCGGAGACAACGGGCGGGTGATCCTGCGCGGCGAAGGCGGCACCACCTGGACCAGCGATCTGGTGGCGATGCCGCCCAGCCTGCGCTTCTTTGCCGGCGGCGCCAACAGCATTCGCGGCTATGCCTTCCGCGAAGTCGGCCCACGCACGCCCAAGCCGGACGAATTTGCGCTGGGTGCCAAGAACGTGGTCACCGCCAGTGCCGAGTACGAGCATTACTTGAAGGGCGGCCCATGGGGCGGGGCAGTATTTGTCGATAGCGGCAGCGCCTTCGACGACCGGCCCGACTGGCATACCGGTATCGGCTTCGGTCTGCGTTGGCGCTCGCCGGTGGGACCGGTGCGCGTGGACATTGCACACGGCTTGAACGATCCCGACTCGCAGTTCCAGCTCTACATCGATATCGGGGCCAACCTGTGA
- a CDS encoding molecular chaperone HscC gives MIVGIDLGTTHSLIGVHDAEGGRLFSNPHGSLLTPSVISIGDDGSLLVGQPARERLVTHPYLSVAAFKRWMGSPRETKLGQRSFRPEELSALILRSLIADAEAALGSRIEEAVISVPAYFSDAQRKATRVAGELAGIRVERLINEPTAAALAYGLQERGGEGRVLVLDLGGGTFDVSLLEMFDGVVEVHASAGDNFLGGEDFLEVLVEGFCAEHRLDAAKLAPGDSAQLRRRLEQLKRELSTQAQGTLNVSMAGHSYTWEVDEARFAQLAEPLLQRMRAPIERALRDAKLKPSELDDIVLVGGAVRMPMISRLATRMLGRLPLRHVNPDHAIALGAVVAAGLKSRDESLREVVLTDVCPYTLGTQVARQGNDGKVRSGYFHPIIPRNSVVPVSREDRFYPMNEQQSHVIIDVYQGENPMVEKNIKLGELRVALDLKRSRNEQGVLTRFTYDVDGLLQVEVIEDATGKRHELVLEQNPGLLDREEIARRLQALAAIKVHPRDQQQNIALMARTERVYEEYIDARHMVQQWMAQFREVLESQDLPRIERHRDELAQALDELEARA, from the coding sequence ATGATCGTAGGTATCGACCTGGGCACTACGCACTCGCTGATCGGCGTGCACGATGCCGAGGGTGGGAGGTTGTTTTCCAATCCGCATGGCAGCCTGCTGACACCGTCGGTGATCAGCATCGGCGACGACGGCAGCCTGCTCGTCGGCCAGCCGGCGCGCGAGCGCCTGGTGACACATCCATATCTGAGCGTGGCTGCGTTCAAACGCTGGATGGGCAGTCCGCGCGAGACCAAACTGGGCCAGCGCAGCTTCCGCCCCGAAGAGTTATCTGCACTGATCCTGCGCTCGTTGATTGCCGATGCCGAAGCGGCGCTAGGCAGCAGGATCGAAGAAGCGGTGATCAGCGTACCGGCATACTTTTCCGATGCGCAGCGCAAAGCCACGCGCGTGGCCGGGGAGCTGGCGGGTATTCGCGTGGAACGGCTGATCAACGAGCCCACCGCCGCCGCGCTCGCCTACGGGCTGCAGGAACGTGGCGGCGAAGGTCGCGTGCTGGTACTGGACCTGGGTGGTGGCACGTTCGATGTGTCGCTGCTGGAAATGTTCGATGGCGTGGTCGAAGTACACGCCAGTGCCGGCGACAACTTTCTCGGCGGCGAGGATTTTCTCGAGGTGCTCGTGGAAGGCTTTTGTGCCGAGCATCGTCTCGATGCGGCCAAGCTAGCACCCGGCGACAGTGCGCAGCTGCGCCGCCGGCTGGAACAGCTCAAGCGCGAGCTGAGTACGCAGGCACAAGGCACGCTCAACGTGAGCATGGCGGGACACAGCTATACCTGGGAAGTCGACGAAGCACGCTTTGCGCAGCTGGCCGAGCCGTTGCTGCAGCGTATGCGTGCGCCGATCGAGCGCGCCTTGCGCGATGCAAAGCTCAAACCTTCGGAGCTGGACGACATCGTGCTGGTTGGCGGTGCAGTGCGCATGCCGATGATCAGCCGCCTGGCCACCCGCATGCTTGGCCGGCTACCGCTGCGTCATGTCAACCCGGATCACGCCATCGCGCTGGGCGCGGTCGTCGCTGCCGGCCTGAAAAGCCGCGACGAGAGCCTGCGCGAAGTGGTGCTCACCGATGTATGCCCGTACACCCTGGGTACGCAGGTGGCGCGTCAAGGCAACGACGGCAAGGTGCGTTCCGGCTATTTCCATCCCATCATCCCGCGCAACAGCGTGGTACCGGTGAGCCGCGAGGATCGCTTCTATCCAATGAACGAGCAGCAGAGCCACGTCATCATCGATGTCTACCAGGGCGAAAATCCCATGGTGGAAAAGAACATCAAGCTGGGAGAACTGCGCGTTGCGCTGGATCTCAAGCGGTCACGCAACGAGCAAGGGGTGCTGACCCGCTTCACCTACGATGTCGATGGGCTGCTGCAAGTCGAGGTGATCGAGGATGCCACCGGCAAGCGTCACGAGCTGGTACTGGAACAGAATCCAGGGCTGCTCGATCGTGAGGAGATCGCGCGGCGGCTGCAGGCATTGGCGGCCATCAAGGTGCATCCGCGCGACCAGCAGCAGAATATTGCCCTGATGGCGCGTACCGAGCGCGTCTACGAGGAATACATCGACGCACGGCACATGGTGCAGCAGTGGATGGCGCAGTTCCGTGAGGTGCTCGAGAGCCAGGATCTGCCACGCATCGAACGCCACCGCGACGAACTTGCGCAGGCGTTGGACGAGCTGGAGGCGCGTGCATGA
- a CDS encoding translocation/assembly module TamB domain-containing protein: MSTPTPPSAPRRTRFYRRRRFWVGSGLTVLGLVLLALIAIYWLLQTVAGRDVLLAQVVARLPVGASFTYGSVEGPVAGPLTLRNVDFKYQDIHFTAERVYLEPDLRPLLGRKLQLDAVQVSNATLNLGKSDEPFKLPSWPESLPQIEVPLAIQADKIAVDNLRITQLQQPMIVLHKMQGGLEVATGELRTRGLVIDTDMGDFRLHGDYIPNDDYHADLTATAVLPAARGRTPASLGLVARGDLDKMEVAIAGRAPAPLQASLVFTGREDPTWAFKAVTEALDTSLLMPASNGQYAAPATPIALNLQASGKGGNADLQGSVKQGELSATLQPSHISLQEQVLTVEPLVIDTFEGRTQLRGTADFRDAQNPSFRFAVNAKGLRFTPTPDPATPDAPVVPVQLIDARLGVAGTLKAWAAIGRASVERDGQQAALVFDSRGNDQRAQLKQVQATTPGGSLDLTGEVGWAPELQWDVTAQLAKFDPGYFAPGWNGNLSGKIASKGRQLPAPAGGVSPGFEATADIPTLTGQLRQRALSANGKFALRGEQGEGQLQLSLGNSRINAKGKVGDQLEIAAQLQPLQLDDVLPGATGTVRGQLQVSGRRDAPDITADIAGNGLRWDTYSAQNISLRGRLPWRGSDGQLALQGTAIEAGVVLDSVRVQARGAVEALRLDADIANSMASVALQGDVRRAGERWQGQVATLRIAPAKGDAWALRQPAQFSTDGAAFTLSDTCLGAATGGALCASANWPREGMVVHGDALPLSLVQPWLPKQEGRQIYLRGELSLDGSFKPRGNAWEGSLRIASPEGGIRLGETRYAAVAGNPNRGELLRYDQFSVQADFTQQQIQAKLGIGFQGAGFVDAKFNTGWDAYAPLNGELYLNMSRLYWLELVVADVVRPKGLVEGHVSLRGTRDKPLLGGDATLSDFTAEYPSMGLTLSEGKGRFDALPDGSAKITASAKSGEGTLTVDGGLSWFGTSTPLLLNIRGNNVLAYNTSELRIIANPDMQFGITDNTMQLRGKVTVPEADIDLERLDRGTSVSEDVVVLDPVDPEAAPSSLLDMDLAIVLGDKVNMSGFGLKGGLSGQMQIRARPGREMTANGGLDVRGRYKAYGQDLTISRGQLTWNNNIVSDPRVSLRAERKIGDVTAGIDVSGRAESPRADVWSEPAMSQSEALSYLVLGRGLSTASSDETQQVSAASAALSAGSSLIASQIGAKLGLDEAGVSQSSTLGSVVGFGKYLSPKLYVGYGVSMIGGGSVLTLKYLLSRGFDVEAESSTVETKGSVNWRREK, translated from the coding sequence GTGAGCACACCCACGCCGCCCTCCGCACCGCGCCGCACGCGTTTCTATCGTCGTCGCCGGTTCTGGGTGGGCTCGGGGCTGACCGTGCTCGGGCTGGTACTGCTGGCCTTGATCGCGATCTATTGGTTGCTGCAGACCGTGGCCGGGCGCGACGTGTTGCTGGCGCAGGTGGTTGCGCGCCTGCCGGTGGGTGCCAGCTTCACTTACGGCAGCGTCGAAGGCCCGGTCGCCGGCCCGCTGACCTTGCGCAATGTCGACTTCAAGTATCAGGACATCCACTTCACTGCCGAGCGCGTGTATCTGGAGCCGGACCTGCGTCCGCTACTGGGGCGCAAGCTGCAGCTGGATGCGGTGCAGGTCAGCAACGCCACCTTGAACCTGGGCAAGAGCGACGAACCGTTCAAGCTCCCCAGCTGGCCCGAATCGCTGCCGCAGATCGAGGTGCCGCTGGCGATCCAGGCCGACAAGATTGCAGTGGACAACCTGCGTATCACCCAGCTGCAGCAGCCGATGATCGTGCTGCACAAGATGCAGGGCGGGCTGGAAGTGGCGACCGGCGAACTGCGCACACGCGGGCTGGTGATCGACACCGACATGGGCGATTTTCGCCTGCATGGCGATTACATCCCCAACGACGATTACCACGCCGATCTCACCGCCACCGCAGTGCTGCCGGCCGCGCGTGGCCGCACGCCGGCCAGCCTGGGCCTGGTCGCGCGCGGTGACCTGGACAAGATGGAAGTGGCCATCGCCGGCCGTGCCCCAGCCCCGCTGCAGGCCAGCCTGGTGTTCACCGGCCGCGAAGACCCGACCTGGGCGTTCAAGGCCGTCACCGAGGCACTGGATACCTCGCTGCTGATGCCGGCCAGCAACGGGCAGTACGCCGCTCCGGCCACACCGATCGCACTGAACCTGCAGGCCTCCGGCAAGGGAGGCAATGCCGATCTGCAGGGCAGCGTCAAACAGGGCGAGCTGAGCGCCACCTTGCAGCCGTCGCACATCAGCCTGCAGGAGCAGGTGTTGACGGTCGAACCGTTGGTGATCGACACCTTCGAAGGCCGCACCCAGCTGCGCGGCACCGCCGATTTCCGCGATGCCCAAAATCCGAGCTTCCGCTTTGCGGTCAATGCCAAGGGCCTGCGCTTCACGCCCACGCCCGACCCGGCCACCCCCGATGCGCCGGTGGTGCCGGTGCAATTGATCGACGCGCGCCTGGGCGTGGCCGGCACGCTGAAAGCCTGGGCCGCGATCGGCCGCGCCAGCGTGGAGCGCGACGGCCAGCAGGCCGCGCTGGTGTTCGACAGCCGCGGCAACGATCAGCGCGCACAGCTCAAGCAGGTGCAGGCCACCACGCCGGGCGGCTCGCTGGATCTCACCGGCGAAGTGGGCTGGGCCCCGGAGCTGCAGTGGGATGTCACCGCGCAGCTGGCCAAGTTCGACCCGGGCTACTTCGCGCCGGGCTGGAACGGCAACCTCTCCGGCAAGATCGCCTCCAAGGGCCGCCAGCTGCCGGCACCGGCCGGCGGCGTATCGCCGGGCTTCGAAGCCACTGCGGATATTCCGACCCTGACCGGCCAGCTGCGTCAACGCGCGCTGTCGGCCAACGGCAAGTTCGCCTTGCGTGGCGAGCAGGGCGAGGGCCAATTGCAGCTGTCGCTGGGCAATAGCCGCATCAACGCCAAGGGCAAGGTCGGCGACCAGCTGGAGATCGCCGCGCAATTGCAGCCGCTGCAACTGGACGACGTGTTGCCCGGCGCCACCGGCACCGTGCGCGGGCAGCTGCAGGTCAGCGGCCGCCGCGATGCCCCGGACATCACCGCCGACATCGCCGGCAACGGCCTGCGCTGGGACACCTACAGCGCGCAAAACATCAGCCTGCGTGGGCGCCTGCCATGGCGCGGCAGCGATGGACAACTGGCGTTGCAGGGCACTGCGATCGAAGCCGGCGTGGTGCTGGACAGCGTGCGGGTGCAGGCACGCGGCGCGGTGGAAGCGCTGCGTCTGGATGCCGATATCGCCAACAGCATGGCCAGCGTCGCGCTGCAGGGCGATGTCCGCCGCGCTGGCGAGCGCTGGCAGGGGCAGGTCGCCACGTTGCGGATCGCGCCGGCCAAGGGCGATGCCTGGGCGCTGCGCCAGCCGGCGCAGTTCAGTACCGATGGCGCGGCCTTCACCTTGTCCGACACCTGCCTGGGCGCAGCCACCGGCGGCGCGCTGTGCGCCAGCGCCAACTGGCCACGCGAGGGCATGGTGGTGCATGGCGATGCCTTGCCGCTGTCGCTGGTACAGCCGTGGTTGCCCAAGCAGGAAGGCCGCCAGATCTATCTGCGTGGCGAGTTGTCGCTGGACGGCAGCTTCAAGCCGCGCGGCAATGCATGGGAAGGCAGCCTGCGCATCGCCTCGCCCGAAGGCGGCATCCGCCTGGGCGAAACCCGCTACGCCGCCGTGGCCGGCAACCCCAATCGCGGCGAGTTGTTGCGCTACGACCAGTTCAGCGTGCAGGCCGATTTCACCCAGCAGCAGATCCAGGCCAAGCTCGGTATCGGCTTCCAGGGCGCAGGCTTTGTCGATGCCAAGTTCAACACCGGCTGGGACGCGTACGCGCCGCTCAACGGCGAGCTGTATCTCAACATGTCGCGCCTGTACTGGCTGGAGCTGGTGGTGGCCGATGTGGTACGGCCCAAGGGCCTGGTCGAAGGCCATGTGAGCCTGCGCGGCACCCGCGACAAGCCGCTGCTCGGCGGCGACGCCACCTTGAGCGATTTCACTGCCGAGTACCCGTCGATGGGTTTGACCTTGAGCGAGGGCAAGGGCCGTTTCGACGCGCTGCCCGATGGTTCGGCCAAGATCACCGCCTCGGCCAAATCCGGCGAAGGCACGCTCACCGTCGATGGCGGGTTGTCGTGGTTCGGTACCAGCACGCCGCTGCTGCTGAATATCCGCGGCAATAACGTGCTGGCGTACAACACCAGCGAGTTGCGCATCATCGCCAACCCGGACATGCAGTTCGGCATCACCGACAACACCATGCAACTGCGCGGCAAGGTCACCGTGCCCGAAGCCGATATCGATCTGGAGCGTCTGGATCGCGGCACCTCGGTGTCCGAAGACGTGGTGGTGCTGGACCCGGTCGACCCGGAAGCCGCACCGTCCTCGCTGCTGGATATGGACCTGGCCATCGTGCTTGGCGACAAGGTCAACATGAGCGGCTTCGGCCTGAAGGGCGGCCTGAGCGGGCAGATGCAGATCCGCGCGCGCCCGGGCCGCGAAATGACCGCCAACGGTGGGCTGGATGTGCGTGGCCGCTACAAGGCCTATGGCCAGGATCTGACCATCAGCCGCGGCCAGCTGACCTGGAACAACAACATCGTCTCCGACCCGCGCGTGAGCCTGCGCGCCGAACGCAAGATCGGCGATGTCACCGCCGGCATCGACGTCAGCGGCCGCGCCGAATCGCCACGCGCCGATGTCTGGTCCGAGCCGGCGATGTCGCAGTCCGAAGCGCTGTCGTACCTGGTGCTCGGCCGCGGCCTGTCCACCGCCAGCAGCGACGAAACCCAGCAGGTCAGCGCCGCCTCGGCCGCGCTGTCGGCCGGCAGCAGCCTGATCGCCTCGCAGATCGGCGCCAAGCTCGGCCTGGACGAAGCCGGCGTCAGCCAATCCAGCACGCTCGGCTCGGTGGTGGGCTTCGGCAAATACCTCTCGCCCAAGTTGTACGTCGGTTACGGCGTCTCGATGATCGGCGGCGGCTCGGTGCTGACGCTGAAATACCTGCTCAGCCGCGGCTTCGATGTGGAAGCCGAATCCAGCACGGTGGAGACCAAGGGGTCGGTGAACTGGCGGCGGGAGAAGTAG